The sequence TACTGCCTGCTCATGGCGCGTCACGGATTCACCGCCGCCAGCGCCAACTTCGAGGTCCCTGACGAGAACAGCAAGAGATTGCGCATCCTGACCGAAAGGCAGGAGAGCCCTCCTCGTATGGTTTTGTGCAATTCCGCCGGCTTTGGCGGCACCAACTGCTGTCTCGCCCTGCGAATGGGTCCATAGACACCCCCCGTGGACAGCGACACAATTCGTTGTCGCCGAATCCAGGACCAGGCCGGCGCCTTGGCGAATTGTGTTGCGAGAACACCAACAAGACCCACATTTTGGACGCGCGCATGGCAATGGGACCTTCGAAGTACGATACCGTGGTCATTGGCGGAGGGATGTCGGGCTTGACCTGTGCCGCGCTTCAGGCCCGCAGAGGCAAGCGCGTCGCCGTGGTCGAGAGTGGCCCTCACCCGTCGCCCACGTTGCGCGGTTTCACGCGGAAGGGAATCTACCTCGATTCCGGATTCCATTACGGCGGCTCGGCCGGCGAGGGCGGATTGTTGCCCCACCTCCTGGGGCAACTGGGCGCTTCGGGGGCATTGGAGGGCCGCCTGCACACCCTCAGAGCCTTCGATCGGGTCCGCTTCCTGAAGCCGGACTTCGAGTTTGCCTTCCCACAGGGCTGGGAGGCCCTCGAACAGGCCCTGTGCGAGGCGTTTCCCTCTGACGCCGACGCCGTGGGGCAATTCCTCCGCCAGGTCAAAACCCTGTGGCACCAGGGAAAAGCCACGTTCCTGGCCGACTATGGCAAGAGTCTTGGGACCCTCTTTTTCGGCAACGGATGCAGCGCCCAGGAGGCCATCGATCGCTGCACGGCAAATCCCGTGTTGGCGGCTCTGCTCAGTTGCCACGGCATTCTGTACGGGACGGGCGCACACGAGACGTCTCTGATCTTTCACAGCCTGGTTGTCGGTTCCTTTTACGAGTCGGCCTGCATGGTTCGAGGTGGCGGCCGGGTCGTCGTCGAGGCCCTGGAGGCTGTGTTGCAGGAGGCCGGAGTGGACCTCGTGTGTGGCCACAAGGTCGTCGGTGTGCGGGGGAACGACCAGGGTGCATTTGCCGCCGCCGAACTGGACAGCGGAGATTGCTTGACCGCCCGTTGCTGTATCAGTACGATACATCCAAAATGTCTGCTTGAATTGGTGCCGTCGCACGCATTCTCACCAGCGTACCGGCGGCGTATCCTCGGATTGGAGGAGACGCCATCGGCCGTCGTTTTGTTTGGACGCTGTCCATCAGCGGCGTTCTCAGGCAATCTGATTCTGCTGGGTGAACCGCGTGCGATTCCTTGTTGGCAGAGATTGCCTTTGGAAGAACGCCCGTTGTTTGTCAGCGTGGCGCCGATGAACGACGGTGCCGTCTCGATCATTTGTCCGGCGACTCTGGACGACATACCGGGATGGGACGGCCGGGAGAAACGGCCGGAAGGATATCAGGACTGGAAAAAGGGCCTCGCCGACAGGCTGAGCCGGCACGTGGCGACCCACGCGGGCGACCTTCTGGGGCGCTTTGACCTGCTGGATGTGGCGACCCCGCTGACGTTTCGAGACTGGCTGGGCAGTCCTGAGGGCGGGCTCTACGGAGTCAAACACCGTCTGGTGGATCTGCCCTTGCTGCCGCGAACGCGCATGCAGGGGCTCTATCTGTCGGGGCAGGCGATTGTTGCCCCCGGCGTGCTGGGGGCATTGTGCGCCGGGTTCCTGACAGACAGCTACGTGAGTTGAGAGAGCAGGATTCGAAGGAGATACCTATGCCGCAACACCGCGTCGTAATCACAGGCCTGGGGGCGGTCTCTCCCTTGGGCACTGGGGTTCGGCAGATGTGGGAGGGCTTGCTGGAAGGACGCACAGGCGTGCGCCACAGTCCCGCTCTGTCCGCGGTCAGCGGCCTGCGCACGACAGTGGCGGCTTCGGCGCCCGAGGTGGACGCGACCGGGATCGATCGCAAGAAACGGCGATACATGTCGCCGATGTCCGTTTACGCGACGATCGCCGCCCGCGAGGCCTTGCAGATGGCGTCGTTGACCGCCGAACAGGTGCAGGGACCGCGCACCGGCGTCTGTTTCGGCTCGACCACCGGCAGCTCACAGGAAACAGAGAGTTTCTTCCAGACGATGCTCCGGACCGGCAGCGTTGCGAGTCTGAAGTCCACGCATTTTTTCAAGATCATGAATTCTTCGTGTGCGGCAAATCTGGCCCAGGCGCTGGGAATCTGTGGGCGCCTGCTGGCGCCGTCGGCGGCCTGTGCGACGGGTACGATCGCCATTGGCCTGGCCGCCGAAGCCATCGCCGCGGGCAAACAGGAGATTATGATCGCCGGCGGAGCAGACGAATTGCACCCGTTGACGGTGGCGGTTTTCGACACGTTCGAGGCCTCTTCCCGCGCCTACAACGATCGGCCCGATCTGACGCCTCGTCCGTTCGACAAGGATCGCGATGGGATCGTCTGCGGCGAAGGCGCCGGGGCCGTCGTGCTGGAGGCATTGGAGCACGCCCAGGCGCGGCAGGCTGAAATTCTCGGAGAGATTCGGGGCTTCGCGATCAACAGCGCTCCGAACGACATCGCCAATCCGGACGTCGATTCAATGGTCCAGTGCATGACCGCCGCGATGGACGAATCGGGGTTGCCGAAGGCGTCCGTCGATTATATCAACGCCCATGCCACGGGGACCGTACAGGGAGACGAGGCGGAGGCGCAGGCGATCGAGAGCGTATTCGGCCGTGAGACCCCCGTCAGCAGTCTCAAGGGGCACATGGGGCACACCATGGCGGCTTGCGGCGCGTTGGAATCGATTGCCACGTTGCTGATGATGCGGCAAGGCGTGTTGGTGCCGACGCGGAACTTGCAGGAGCCCGATGCGACGTGCCGCCGTTTGAATTTGCCGAAGGCCGTCGAGCGCCGACCGATGAGCGTTGCGATGGTCAATAGCTTTGCGCTCGGCGGCGTCAACTCCGCCATGGTGATCAGTGGGAGATTCGACAGTGACCGATGAGAAAGTGATTGAGGTTGTCAACCAGAGCCTGGCCGAGGAGTTCGAGGTCGATCCGGAGACGTTAAAGCCCGAAGCGCACCTCATAGAAGACCTGGGGTTTGACAGTCTCGATTTCGTGGATATGGTGGTCGTCTTGCAGGAAGCGTTCGGCGTGATGCTGAGAGAAGAGCCGCGCGTCCGCGAGGTGAGGACGCTGGGCGATCTGCACCGCCTGGTGATCGACAAGAAACGAGAGCTCGAGTCGTAATGCAGCAGAGATGGGTTCACGATCGCCGGACATTTACCGATCGGCCGGAGCAGACCGCATGAGAGCAAACAGTCCTGAGGCAGTAGGGCCGCCGTATCTTGAGCAAAAGCCGGCCTCTGCGCTGACGATCGTTCTCATGAACATCTGGGTTCCACTGCTCATGGTCCTCGAGACCGCGATCGGCATCGTCCTTATTCCACTGGGGTTGCTCGTGTGGCGACTGGTTACGCGGTGGCCCCTGGCCAGGATCATGCGCCATTTCGTCTGGATCTACGGGCGCGTCTGGATGTGGATCGTCTCGCCGTTCGTTCGCTTCGAACTGGTCGGGGCCGATCGCGAATGGGCCAAGCGACCCATCATGTACGTCGCCAATCACCTGTCGTTCGTCGATATCTTCTGTCTGTCGGCCATGCCCGTCTTCGACGTCATCATTTGCCTGCGGGCCTGGCCGTTCAAAATGGTGTGGTTTGCGCCGTTCATGCGTCTGGCCGAGTACCTGGACGTGGAGTCCCTGCCCTGGGACGAGATTGTAGCCAAGAGCAAGAGCGTCTTCCGCGCGGACCGGTCGATGCTGGTCTTTCCCCAGGGCCATCGCAGCCGGGACGGTCGGCTCGGGCGCTTCTACTCCGGCGCTTTCAGGCTGGCGCTTCAGTCCGGCGTTCCCATCGTCCCGATCTGCATCGCGGGCACCGACCGGGTCTCTCCGCCGGGGCGCCGATGGCTGGAGCCGTCCCGCGTGCGCATCGAATGTCTCGAACCGATCGATCCGAAGCAGTTCGAAGGCGATCTGGGGCACATTGAGTTGCGTCGAACCGTCAAACAGAGAATGGAGGCCTGCCTTGCACGGTTGTGCGCCTGATTCGTCGAGGGACGGTCGGGGCAACGCCCTGGCCGGCCTGGAGCCCGCCGAAGCCCTGGCCTTTGCGTCGGCGCCGGAGATCGAGGCGTGCGCCAACCGCCTTCTGCAACGGCACGTGCAGTACTGCTACGAGCGATCCGATTTTTATCGGTCCCACTTCGACCGTCTCGGCCTCGACGCCGGGGATATACGATGCGTCGCCGACCTGCGGAAGCTGCCCTTCACCACGAAGGACGACCTGGCCGAACATGGGGCGCGGCTGCGATGCGTCGCGCCGCGCGACATCGTCGATCTGTGCCAGACCTCCGGCACCACCGGTGCGCCTGTCACGCTCGAGCTGACCGAGTTGGACCTCCAGCGGCTGGCGTACAACGAGCAGTCCTGCTTCGAAGCGGCCGGTCTGACGGCCGACGACCGCGTGATCGTGGCCTGTGCGATGGGGCGTTGCTTCATGGCGGGGCTGGCGTATTTCGAGGGATTGCGTCGGCTGGGCGCCACGGCGATCCGGATCGGGGCCGGACGCCCCGCCGTCCTGGCCGAAGCCGTGCGTATCCACAGACCCACCGCCGTTGTCGGGGTGCCGTCCAACCTGCTGCAAACAGGCAAGCTGTTGCAGAGCCGGGGCATCGAGCCGTCTCAGATGGGCGTCGCCAGACTCATTCTGATCGGCGAACCCATACGCGAGGCGGATCTGTCGCTCTCAGCCCTGGGCCGGCGTCTGAGCGAATTGTGGAAGGCGCAGGTGCTGGGGACTTATGCGAGCACGGAAATGGCCACCTCTTTCGCGGAGTGCGACGGGGGTTCCGGCGGCGGGCACGTCCTGGCCGATCTGATTGTCGTCGAGATCGTGGACGAGGCCGGCAATGCCGTCGCGCCGGGCGAACCGGGCGAAGTGGTCGCCACGCCGCTCCAGGTGACCGGGATGCCGCTGCTGCGACTCCGGACGGGA comes from Anaerobaca lacustris and encodes:
- a CDS encoding beta-ketoacyl-[acyl-carrier-protein] synthase family protein, with the translated sequence MPQHRVVITGLGAVSPLGTGVRQMWEGLLEGRTGVRHSPALSAVSGLRTTVAASAPEVDATGIDRKKRRYMSPMSVYATIAAREALQMASLTAEQVQGPRTGVCFGSTTGSSQETESFFQTMLRTGSVASLKSTHFFKIMNSSCAANLAQALGICGRLLAPSAACATGTIAIGLAAEAIAAGKQEIMIAGGADELHPLTVAVFDTFEASSRAYNDRPDLTPRPFDKDRDGIVCGEGAGAVVLEALEHAQARQAEILGEIRGFAINSAPNDIANPDVDSMVQCMTAAMDESGLPKASVDYINAHATGTVQGDEAEAQAIESVFGRETPVSSLKGHMGHTMAACGALESIATLLMMRQGVLVPTRNLQEPDATCRRLNLPKAVERRPMSVAMVNSFALGGVNSAMVISGRFDSDR
- a CDS encoding phosphopantetheine-binding protein — its product is MTDEKVIEVVNQSLAEEFEVDPETLKPEAHLIEDLGFDSLDFVDMVVVLQEAFGVMLREEPRVREVRTLGDLHRLVIDKKRELES
- a CDS encoding 1-acyl-sn-glycerol-3-phosphate acyltransferase, with product MRANSPEAVGPPYLEQKPASALTIVLMNIWVPLLMVLETAIGIVLIPLGLLVWRLVTRWPLARIMRHFVWIYGRVWMWIVSPFVRFELVGADREWAKRPIMYVANHLSFVDIFCLSAMPVFDVIICLRAWPFKMVWFAPFMRLAEYLDVESLPWDEIVAKSKSVFRADRSMLVFPQGHRSRDGRLGRFYSGAFRLALQSGVPIVPICIAGTDRVSPPGRRWLEPSRVRIECLEPIDPKQFEGDLGHIELRRTVKQRMEACLARLCA
- a CDS encoding phenylacetate--CoA ligase family protein — translated: MHGCAPDSSRDGRGNALAGLEPAEALAFASAPEIEACANRLLQRHVQYCYERSDFYRSHFDRLGLDAGDIRCVADLRKLPFTTKDDLAEHGARLRCVAPRDIVDLCQTSGTTGAPVTLELTELDLQRLAYNEQSCFEAAGLTADDRVIVACAMGRCFMAGLAYFEGLRRLGATAIRIGAGRPAVLAEAVRIHRPTAVVGVPSNLLQTGKLLQSRGIEPSQMGVARLILIGEPIREADLSLSALGRRLSELWKAQVLGTYASTEMATSFAECDGGSGGGHVLADLIVVEIVDEAGNAVAPGEPGEVVATPLQVTGMPLLRLRTGDIAALLPGPCACGRRTPRLGPVLGRKAQMLKVQGTTLYPASIFAALQEIEEVRNYYIEIEQDYELSDHPRVVVGLEDGASMTREEIAGRICGRVRVTLDVAIATPEEVAKRTLLENRRKPMLVFDYRHKTKKGPA
- a CDS encoding phytoene desaturase family protein, with product MAMGPSKYDTVVIGGGMSGLTCAALQARRGKRVAVVESGPHPSPTLRGFTRKGIYLDSGFHYGGSAGEGGLLPHLLGQLGASGALEGRLHTLRAFDRVRFLKPDFEFAFPQGWEALEQALCEAFPSDADAVGQFLRQVKTLWHQGKATFLADYGKSLGTLFFGNGCSAQEAIDRCTANPVLAALLSCHGILYGTGAHETSLIFHSLVVGSFYESACMVRGGGRVVVEALEAVLQEAGVDLVCGHKVVGVRGNDQGAFAAAELDSGDCLTARCCISTIHPKCLLELVPSHAFSPAYRRRILGLEETPSAVVLFGRCPSAAFSGNLILLGEPRAIPCWQRLPLEERPLFVSVAPMNDGAVSIICPATLDDIPGWDGREKRPEGYQDWKKGLADRLSRHVATHAGDLLGRFDLLDVATPLTFRDWLGSPEGGLYGVKHRLVDLPLLPRTRMQGLYLSGQAIVAPGVLGALCAGFLTDSYVS